The following proteins are co-located in the Verrucomicrobiia bacterium genome:
- the trxA gene encoding thioredoxin: MGSANIVTLTSDNFETEVLKSSVPVLVDFWAEWCGPCKMLGPTLDELSNEYVGKAKIAKLNVDDHQDLAAQFGVSSIPMLLFFKGGQIQNQMVGVKGKAVLKGELDKLA, from the coding sequence ATGGGTTCAGCCAATATTGTCACGTTGACATCCGACAACTTCGAAACCGAAGTCTTGAAGTCCTCCGTCCCGGTGCTGGTGGATTTCTGGGCTGAATGGTGCGGTCCCTGCAAGATGCTTGGGCCCACGCTCGACGAGTTGTCCAACGAATACGTCGGCAAGGCGAAGATCGCCAAGCTGAACGTAGACGATCATCAGGATCTCGCCGCTCAATTCGGCGTGTCCTCCATCCCCATGCTCCTGTTCTTCAAGGGCGGCCAGATCCAGAATCAGATGGTCGGCGTGAAGGGCAAGGCCGTACTCAAAGGCGAACTGGACAAGCTCGCTTAA
- a CDS encoding type II secretion system F family protein, with protein MIITPRELALRAELYHQMSSMLKAGLGLPSVIEQLAKHPPKHSFREPLQITLNHLRQGLTFSEALAKTGTWVTQFDLSLLEAGEKSGRLPECFQMLSNYYRERAELIYALIQRIAYPVFLFHFAVLIFPVSSLVALVKDGAVAQYIIGKAFIVGPVYALVFLTLLIGQGRHGETWRGIIEKVLHPIPVLGTARRSLALARLSAALEALLAAGVPTIQAWMLASAACGSPAIHWTVQGWQRRLENGDFPSELVNEARVFPELFGNLYHSGEVSGQLDESLGRIYTFYQEEGSRKMRSFLTALGVAITLLIMLGIAASIIMFYVGMFNQMGAAAGGD; from the coding sequence ATGATCATCACACCCCGCGAACTTGCCCTCAGGGCAGAGCTGTATCATCAGATGAGTTCCATGTTGAAGGCAGGCCTCGGCCTGCCTTCTGTCATTGAACAGCTTGCCAAACATCCGCCGAAACACTCCTTCCGCGAGCCGTTACAGATCACCCTGAATCATCTCCGTCAGGGCCTGACTTTCTCCGAAGCCTTGGCCAAGACCGGCACATGGGTCACTCAGTTTGACCTCTCCTTGTTGGAAGCAGGCGAAAAAAGCGGTCGTCTGCCCGAGTGCTTCCAAATGCTCTCGAACTACTACCGTGAGCGTGCGGAACTGATCTATGCCCTCATCCAACGGATTGCTTACCCCGTTTTCCTTTTTCACTTCGCAGTCCTGATCTTTCCGGTCAGTTCGTTGGTGGCGTTGGTGAAAGACGGAGCGGTGGCACAATACATCATCGGCAAGGCGTTCATCGTGGGCCCGGTTTATGCCCTTGTCTTTCTGACACTGCTCATCGGTCAAGGTCGTCATGGCGAAACATGGCGGGGCATCATCGAAAAAGTCCTCCACCCCATCCCAGTATTGGGCACCGCCCGGCGTAGCCTAGCCTTGGCCCGCCTCTCCGCTGCCTTGGAAGCACTGCTCGCCGCCGGTGTGCCCACGATTCAAGCATGGATGCTGGCTTCCGCTGCCTGTGGTTCACCTGCAATCCATTGGACTGTGCAAGGCTGGCAAAGAAGATTGGAGAACGGCGATTTCCCCTCCGAACTCGTCAACGAAGCCCGCGTCTTCCCCGAACTCTTTGGCAATCTCTACCACTCCGGCGAAGTAAGCGGTCAACTCGATGAATCGTTGGGCCGCATCTACACCTTTTATCAGGAAGAAGGCTCCCGCAAGATGCGCAGTTTTCTTACCGCTTTGGGCGTAGCCATCACCCTGCTCATCATGCTCGGCATCGCCGCCAGCATCATCATGTTCTACGTCGGCATGTTCAACCAGATGGGCGCTGCTGCCGGTGGCGATTAA
- a CDS encoding DUF1080 domain-containing protein: protein MTTLKCLFGLVSGCVLLGSVFAAEPAKKVSLFDGKTFTGWEGDTSKSFRIQDGAIVGGNLQTAIPRNEFLCTTRQYTNFVLRAKFKLLGGEKANAGIQFRTQRIPNHHEVIGYQADMGQQYWGALYDESRRKRILAGPAKEEIPQFVKTNDWNEYEIRCEGARIQLLVNGKKTVDYTEEDATIPRYGIIAVQIHSGPPTEAWYKDITIEELP, encoded by the coding sequence ATGACCACCTTGAAGTGTTTGTTCGGCCTTGTGTCGGGTTGTGTGTTGCTGGGTTCCGTATTCGCAGCGGAACCGGCGAAGAAGGTTTCTCTTTTCGATGGCAAGACGTTTACGGGCTGGGAAGGGGATACGAGCAAGAGTTTCCGCATCCAAGATGGCGCGATCGTGGGCGGCAATTTGCAGACAGCGATTCCGCGTAATGAATTCCTCTGCACGACGCGGCAATACACGAATTTCGTCCTGCGCGCGAAGTTCAAGCTGTTGGGTGGTGAGAAAGCGAATGCGGGCATCCAGTTCCGCACGCAACGCATTCCGAATCATCATGAGGTGATCGGGTATCAGGCCGATATGGGGCAACAGTATTGGGGCGCGTTGTATGATGAATCGCGGCGCAAGAGAATCTTGGCCGGTCCGGCGAAGGAGGAGATTCCGCAGTTCGTGAAAACGAATGACTGGAATGAATATGAGATCCGGTGTGAAGGGGCACGGATACAGCTTTTAGTGAACGGTAAGAAGACGGTGGATTACACCGAGGAGGATGCGACGATCCCGCGCTATGGAATCATCGCGGTGCAGATCCACAGCGGTCCGCCGACAGAGGCGTGGTATAAGGATATCACGATCGAGGAGCTACCGTAA
- a CDS encoding NUDIX domain-containing protein, whose protein sequence is MPHIHEKIDFTVAIFVVHEQKILLIHHRKLGKWLPLGGHVELEEEPEQAALREAKEESGLDVELIGERPPTTSPGTRALIAPRFLDIHRISDTHEHIGLIYWARPKGGDVALAEEEHHAIRWCSADELLTLDPPMSDAVKWYCLKAISEISAIPADAKQPVMLV, encoded by the coding sequence ATGCCGCACATTCACGAGAAAATTGATTTCACCGTCGCCATCTTTGTGGTGCACGAGCAGAAAATCCTGCTCATCCATCACCGCAAGCTTGGCAAGTGGCTCCCGCTCGGCGGACACGTGGAATTGGAAGAGGAGCCCGAGCAAGCCGCGCTCCGTGAAGCGAAAGAAGAAAGCGGCCTCGACGTGGAACTCATCGGCGAACGCCCGCCCACCACCAGCCCCGGCACCCGCGCGCTCATCGCACCACGTTTTCTCGATATTCATCGTATCAGTGACACGCACGAACACATCGGCCTCATCTACTGGGCGCGACCGAAAGGGGGCGATGTCGCCCTTGCGGAAGAGGAGCATCACGCCATCCGTTGGTGCAGCGCGGATGAACTGCTCACGCTCGATCCGCCGATGTCCGATGCCGTGAAGTGGTATTGCCTGAAGGCTATCAGTGAGATCTCCGCCATCCCCGCCGACGCCAAGCAGCCAGTGATGCTGGTTTGA
- a CDS encoding MFS transporter translates to MRPPFVKVICYLLEGLNAFATAYYFNYLMFLLQKEYQFDNKHNLAVGAVHGLIYVVASWLGGKIGQKAGYFSILRIGFIGMALSVLLGGIFPSIVMQLVALTLWTITMCLTWPMLEAMVAEHEDAAALPHRLGLYNVVWAASAAAAYFSGGMIFESLGLKSLYWLPFILHVIQFILTFPLKKWHDDWLAKAPPIRGEAAVMGEGVGKPRYFQKLAFMANPFSYMTINTLLAVVPGIAANNGLSVAEAGRIMSLWFMVRAASFVVLWFWHGWHYRFGWFVAAFIMLGGGFLSIMLANAVWQLIVAQIVFGLATGLIYYSSLFYAMDGSEAKGEHGGIHEALIGAGICGGPAIGAASLYLAPGHPTAAAWAVGTILLAGFGGLFKVRAAGK, encoded by the coding sequence ATGCGCCCGCCGTTCGTCAAAGTCATTTGCTACCTGCTCGAAGGCCTGAACGCCTTCGCCACGGCGTATTATTTCAATTACCTGATGTTTCTCCTGCAGAAGGAGTATCAGTTCGATAATAAGCACAACCTCGCCGTGGGTGCCGTGCATGGCCTCATCTACGTGGTGGCCTCGTGGCTGGGCGGCAAGATCGGGCAGAAGGCCGGTTATTTCAGCATCCTGCGCATCGGTTTCATTGGCATGGCTTTGAGCGTACTGCTGGGCGGGATTTTCCCCTCCATCGTGATGCAGCTCGTGGCACTTACACTATGGACCATCACCATGTGCCTCACCTGGCCGATGCTGGAAGCCATGGTCGCCGAACATGAAGATGCTGCCGCTCTGCCACATCGCCTCGGCCTCTATAACGTCGTTTGGGCCGCCAGTGCTGCCGCCGCATATTTCAGTGGGGGCATGATTTTCGAATCACTCGGTTTGAAGAGCCTCTACTGGTTGCCTTTCATCCTGCATGTCATCCAGTTCATCCTCACTTTTCCGCTAAAGAAATGGCATGATGACTGGCTTGCCAAAGCCCCACCGATCCGTGGTGAAGCCGCCGTGATGGGTGAAGGCGTGGGCAAACCGCGTTATTTCCAAAAGCTCGCGTTCATGGCGAACCCTTTCTCCTACATGACCATCAACACGTTGCTCGCCGTAGTGCCCGGCATCGCCGCGAATAACGGTCTGAGTGTAGCCGAAGCCGGTCGCATCATGTCCCTCTGGTTCATGGTCCGTGCGGCTTCGTTTGTGGTGCTGTGGTTCTGGCACGGGTGGCACTATCGCTTCGGCTGGTTTGTAGCGGCGTTCATCATGCTCGGCGGCGGCTTCCTAAGCATCATGCTGGCGAATGCCGTGTGGCAACTTATCGTCGCCCAAATCGTTTTCGGCCTCGCCACAGGACTTATCTATTATTCCTCACTCTTCTACGCCATGGATGGCAGTGAGGCAAAAGGCGAGCACGGCGGCATCCATGAAGCCCTCATCGGTGCCGGTATTTGCGGCGGTCCTGCAATCGGTGCGGCGAGTCTCTACCTCGCTCCCGGTCATCCGACAGCAGCGGCATGGGCGGTAGGAACCATCTTGCTGGCAGGGTTTGGTGGTTTATTTAAGGTAAGAGCAGCGGGAAAATAA